The Gadus chalcogrammus isolate NIFS_2021 chromosome 10, NIFS_Gcha_1.0, whole genome shotgun sequence genome contains a region encoding:
- the tmsb2 gene encoding thymosin beta, whose protein sequence is MSDKPDMTEISSFDKTKLKKTETKEKNPLPTKETIEQERKGDATP, encoded by the exons ATGTCCGATAAGCCCGATATGACTGAGATCTCCAGCTTTGACAAGACAAAGCTGAAGAAGACGGAGACAAAAGAGAAAAACCCTCTGCCCACCAAAGAGA ccaTCGAGCAGGAGCGAAAAGGAGACGCAACACCCTGA